GTGTACAGCTCAAGTCGGGTCATTTTTGGTCCTTTACAAAGGATGCCTAACAATTTTGCGACTGCTTAAGCGTATCAAAGCTCGTTTCGGTAACGAATTATATAGCGGTTTTGAATAGTTGGCGCTGCCATCAGGGAATCCGCAAAAAAACTAAGGGTAATGTTCTAGGAACATTAGCAATAATGAAGGATTTTGGCAAATGGAAAACAAGACGGTTTCTCACATTCCTGATTTTGACAAGCCGGCTACTGTGGCGAACATCCGCTCCTATTACGGGAGCGTGGCGGAGGCGTGTCGGCGTTTTGAAGTTGAGCGCCGGACGTTTGATGCGGCGCTCAACGGGGAGCGCGGCCGGCGCCGCGCGAACAGCATCGCGGCGCAGGTTATCCGACGCTTGGACGATCAGGGTCTGCTGGTAAAAAACCAGCATAGCAGTTTTTTATGGGACAGTTTTAGGATGTTTTAAAGGGGGCTAATTATGGCGGGGATCGCACACAATCCACCGGAAGAGACGTTGCGGGAAATGCTGTATCGCTGGGCGAAGGCCCGGCCTCTGACGCTGAAACGGCAGGCGGAGCACCTGGGCCTGGCCGAGAGCACGCTGGGGAACAGCATCAATCCTCACATCGAGGCGATGGAATACAAGCTGGCCTGGCTGATCCCGCACATGCTCCTGAACGATAGCCTGGCGCCGTTGGATTATCTGGAGGCGTGTGTGGGCCGTGTGGCGTTCGATCTGCCCCAGGCGCCCGAGTGCGTGGCGAATCTGCAGGCGGAGCTGGCGCGCACGATTAAAGAGTTTGGAGATGTGATCGCGGCCTCGGGCACGGCTCTGGAGGACGGAAGAGTTCAGCGGAACGAAGTGAAGCGCATCGAGCAGGAAATTAACGAGATGGTCCGTCAGGCGTTTGCTTTTTTGCAAGCGGTGAAGGACCGCATGGAGCGTTA
The genomic region above belongs to Syntrophotalea acetylenica and contains:
- a CDS encoding phage regulatory CII family protein codes for the protein MAGIAHNPPEETLREMLYRWAKARPLTLKRQAEHLGLAESTLGNSINPHIEAMEYKLAWLIPHMLLNDSLAPLDYLEACVGRVAFDLPQAPECVANLQAELARTIKEFGDVIAASGTALEDGRVQRNEVKRIEQEINEMVRQAFAFLQAVKDRMERY